One genomic segment of Bacteroides caccae includes these proteins:
- a CDS encoding NUDIX hydrolase, translated as MQNIQKNTPLANNHISVDCVVIGFDGEQLKVLLVKRAGEDNGEVYHDMKLPGSLIYMDEDLDEAAQRVLYELTGLKNVNLMQFKAFGSKNRTSNPKDVRWLERAMQSRVERIVTIAYLSMVKIDRTLDKNLDEHQACWIALKEVKTLAFDHNLIIKEAMTYIRQFVEFNPSMLFELLSRKFTAAQLRTLFELVYDKVVDVRNFHKKIAMMEYVVPLEEKQQGVAHRAARYYKFDKKIYNKVRR; from the coding sequence ATGCAGAATATACAGAAAAATACACCTTTGGCCAACAATCATATATCAGTAGATTGTGTAGTGATTGGTTTTGACGGCGAACAACTGAAAGTGTTGCTTGTGAAACGTGCAGGTGAAGATAATGGAGAAGTATATCACGATATGAAACTTCCCGGAAGTCTTATTTATATGGATGAGGATCTGGACGAGGCTGCACAGCGCGTATTATATGAATTGACAGGACTTAAAAATGTAAACCTGATGCAGTTTAAAGCATTCGGTTCCAAAAACAGAACGAGTAATCCGAAAGATGTTCGCTGGTTGGAACGGGCAATGCAGTCAAGGGTAGAGCGTATTGTGACTATTGCATATTTGTCAATGGTTAAGATAGATAGAACTTTGGATAAGAATCTGGACGAGCATCAGGCTTGTTGGATTGCTCTGAAAGAAGTAAAGACATTGGCGTTCGATCATAATCTGATTATTAAGGAAGCAATGACATACATCCGTCAGTTTGTGGAATTTAACCCTTCAATGTTGTTCGAACTACTTTCGCGTAAGTTTACAGCTGCGCAATTGAGAACTCTTTTTGAACTAGTATATGACAAAGTTGTAGATGTGCGTAACTTCCATAAAAAAATAGCAATGATGGAATATGTGGTTCCTTTGGAAGAAAAGCAACAAGGAGTAGCCCATCGTGCCGCACGCTATTATAAGTTCGATAAGAAGATATACAATAAGGTGAGACGGTGA
- a CDS encoding xylulokinase — protein sequence MFLLGYDIGSSSVKASLVNAETGKCVSSAFFPKTEAKIIAVNPGWAEQDPESWWENLKLSTQAIMNESGVSAAEIKAIGISYQMHGLVCVDKDQQVLRPAIIWCDSRAVPCGQKAFETIGEEKCLSHLLNSPGNFTASKLAWIKQNEPAIYEQIYKIMLPGDYIAMKLSGEICTTVSGLSEGMFWDFKNNRIADFLMDYYGFNSSLIADIKPTFAEQGCVNAIAAKELGLKEGTPITYRAGDQPNNALSLNVFNPGEIASTAGTSGVVYGVNGEVNYDPQSRVNTFAHVNHSKEQIRLGVLLCINGTGILNSWVKRTIAPEGISYNKMNVLASKAPIGSAGISILPFGNGAERMLNNKEIGCSIRGIDFNTHGKHHIIRAAQEGIVFSFKYGIDIMEQMGIPVKMIHAGHANMFLSSIFRDTLAGVTGATIELYDTDGSVGAAKGAGIGAGIYKDNNEAFATLEKLNIIEPNVAKHQEYADAYAKWKYRLEKSMVDKISIFNSDNK from the coding sequence ATGTTTTTATTAGGTTATGACATAGGTAGCTCGTCTGTAAAAGCGAGCTTGGTAAATGCTGAAACTGGTAAATGTGTATCATCGGCATTCTTTCCGAAAACAGAGGCAAAAATTATTGCAGTGAATCCCGGTTGGGCGGAACAAGATCCGGAAAGCTGGTGGGAGAACTTAAAGTTGTCTACACAAGCCATTATGAATGAATCCGGAGTCAGTGCGGCTGAGATTAAGGCAATTGGTATCTCTTATCAGATGCATGGTCTGGTATGTGTAGACAAAGACCAACAAGTATTGCGTCCTGCTATTATCTGGTGTGATTCGCGTGCTGTGCCTTGTGGTCAGAAGGCATTTGAAACTATCGGAGAAGAAAAATGTCTTTCTCATCTCCTAAACTCACCGGGAAACTTTACCGCTTCCAAATTGGCTTGGATTAAACAGAATGAACCGGCTATCTATGAGCAGATTTACAAAATAATGCTGCCAGGTGATTATATTGCCATGAAATTGAGCGGAGAAATCTGTACAACTGTTTCCGGACTTTCGGAAGGTATGTTCTGGGACTTCAAAAACAATCGTATAGCCGATTTCTTGATGGATTATTATGGATTCAATTCGTCATTGATTGCCGATATTAAACCAACTTTTGCCGAGCAAGGATGTGTAAATGCAATAGCAGCCAAAGAATTGGGATTAAAAGAAGGAACCCCCATTACTTATCGTGCCGGTGACCAGCCGAATAATGCTCTTTCTCTGAATGTGTTCAATCCGGGTGAAATTGCTTCTACAGCAGGCACATCAGGAGTTGTTTATGGAGTGAATGGGGAAGTGAATTATGATCCGCAGTCACGTGTCAACACTTTTGCGCACGTGAATCATTCGAAAGAGCAGATCCGCTTGGGAGTATTGCTTTGTATCAACGGCACAGGTATCCTTAACTCATGGGTAAAACGTACTATTGCACCTGAAGGAATATCATATAATAAAATGAACGTGCTGGCTTCCAAAGCTCCGATAGGTAGCGCAGGAATCAGCATTCTTCCCTTCGGTAATGGTGCCGAACGTATGCTGAATAATAAGGAGATAGGCTGTAGTATCCGTGGAATAGATTTTAATACTCATGGCAAACATCATATTATTCGTGCAGCCCAGGAAGGTATTGTGTTTTCTTTTAAATATGGTATAGATATTATGGAACAAATGGGTATTCCGGTAAAGATGATTCATGCCGGACACGCAAATATGTTCCTGAGTTCTATCTTCCGTGACACTTTGGCAGGAGTGACGGGGGCTACAATCGAACTTTATGACACGGATGGCTCTGTCGGTGCTGCCAAAGGCGCAGGTATCGGTGCAGGTATCTACAAGGATAATAATGAGGCTTTTGCAACACTTGAAAAGCTAAATATTATCGAACCTAATGTGGCTAAACACCAAGAATATGCAGATGCATACGCCAAATGGAAATATCGTCTAGAAAAATCAATGGTCGATAAAATTTCTATTTTCAACTCAGATAACAAGTAA
- the xylA gene encoding xylose isomerase: MATKEFFPGIEKIKFEGKDSKNPMAFRYYDAEKVINGKKMKDWLKFSMAWWHTLCAEGGDQFGSGTKLFPWNGNTDAIQAAKDKMDAGFEFMQKMGIEYYCFHDVDLVSEGASIEEYETNLKEIVAYAKQKQAETGIKLLWGTANVFGHARYMNGAATNPDFDVVARAAVQIKNAIDATIELGGQNYVFWGGREGYMSLLNTDQKREKEHLAQMLTIARDYARARGFKGTFLIEPKPMEPTKHQYDVDTETVIGFLKAHGLDKDFKVNIEVNHATLAGHTFEHELAVAVDNGMLGSIDANRGDYQNGWDTDQFPIDNYELTQAMMQIIRNGGLGNGGTNFDAKTRRNSTDLEDIFIAHIAGMDAMARALESAAALLNESPYKKMLSDRYASFDGGKGKEFEEGKLSLEDVVAYAKANGEPKQTSGKQELYEAILNMYC; the protein is encoded by the coding sequence ATGGCAACAAAAGAATTTTTCCCGGGAATTGAAAAGATTAAATTCGAAGGTAAAGATAGTAAAAACCCTATGGCATTCCGTTATTACGATGCTGAAAAAGTAATCAACGGCAAGAAGATGAAAGATTGGTTGAAGTTCTCTATGGCATGGTGGCATACATTATGCGCTGAAGGTGGCGACCAATTCGGTAGTGGAACAAAACTGTTCCCTTGGAACGGTAATACAGATGCTATACAGGCTGCAAAAGATAAAATGGATGCAGGTTTTGAATTCATGCAGAAAATGGGTATTGAATACTATTGTTTTCACGATGTAGACTTGGTTTCAGAAGGTGCTAGCATTGAAGAATATGAAACTAACTTAAAAGAAATCGTAGCATACGCAAAACAGAAACAAGCAGAAACAGGTATCAAACTGTTATGGGGTACTGCCAACGTATTCGGCCATGCCCGTTATATGAATGGTGCTGCAACAAATCCTGATTTTGACGTAGTGGCCCGTGCTGCTGTACAAATCAAGAATGCAATTGACGCAACTATCGAATTGGGCGGTCAGAACTATGTGTTTTGGGGTGGTCGTGAAGGTTATATGTCTCTTTTAAATACAGATCAAAAACGTGAAAAAGAACACCTTGCACAGATGTTGACTATTGCTCGTGATTATGCTCGTGCCCGTGGTTTTAAAGGTACTTTCCTGATTGAACCGAAACCTATGGAACCGACTAAGCATCAGTATGATGTAGATACGGAAACTGTGATCGGCTTCCTGAAAGCTCATGGTTTGGATAAAGATTTCAAAGTTAACATCGAAGTAAACCATGCTACTTTGGCTGGCCACACTTTCGAACATGAGTTGGCAGTAGCAGTGGATAACGGTATGTTAGGTTCTATCGACGCTAACCGTGGCGACTATCAGAATGGTTGGGATACAGACCAATTCCCGATTGACAACTATGAACTGACTCAGGCGATGATGCAAATCATCCGTAATGGCGGTTTGGGTAATGGCGGAACTAATTTCGATGCCAAAACTCGCCGTAATTCTACTGATTTGGAAGACATTTTTATTGCTCACATTGCAGGTATGGACGCTATGGCTCGTGCATTGGAAAGTGCGGCAGCTCTGCTGAACGAATCTCCATACAAGAAAATGTTGTCTGATCGTTATGCTTCATTCGACGGTGGTAAAGGTAAAGAATTTGAGGAAGGTAAATTATCTTTGGAAGATGTAGTTGCTTATGCTAAAGCGAACGGTGAACCAAAGCAGACTAGCGGCAAACAAGAACTTTACGAAGCAATTCTGAATATGTACTGCTAA
- the xylE gene encoding D-xylose transporter XylE gives MINTTNEGSKLYLYSITSVAILGGLLFGYDTAVISGAEKGLEAFFLSASDFQYNKVMHGITSSSALTGCVLGGAFSGIFASRLGRRNSLRLAAVLFFLSALGSYYPEFLFFEYGKPNMDLLVTFNLYRVLGGIGVGLASAVCPMYIAEIAPSNIRGTLVSCNQFAIIFGMLVVYFVNYLIMGDHQNPIILKDAAGVLSVSSESDMWTVFEGWRFMFGSEAFPAAFFGLLLFFVPKTPRYLVLVQQDEKAYSILEKINGKTKAQEILNDIKATAHEKTEKLFTYGVAVIVIGILLSVFQQAIGINAVLYYAPRIFENAGAEGGGMMQTVIMGVVNIIFTLVAIFTVDRFGRKPLLIIGSIGMAVGAFAVAMCDSMAIKGILPVLSVIVYAAFFMMSWGPICWVLISEIFPNTIRGKAVAIAVAFQWIFNYIVSSTFPALYDFSPMFAYSLYGIICVAAAIFVWRWVPETKGKTLEDMSKLWKKNK, from the coding sequence ATGATTAATACAACGAACGAAGGTAGTAAACTCTACCTATATTCGATAACTTCTGTTGCTATCCTGGGAGGATTGCTTTTCGGTTATGATACAGCAGTTATTTCCGGTGCAGAGAAGGGTCTGGAAGCATTCTTCCTTTCCGCTTCCGATTTTCAATATAATAAAGTAATGCATGGAATCACTTCATCCAGTGCATTGACAGGCTGCGTACTTGGTGGGGCGTTCTCCGGTATATTCGCTTCCCGTCTAGGGCGTCGTAACTCCCTGAGACTTGCTGCCGTACTCTTTTTCCTTTCAGCATTAGGTTCCTATTATCCGGAATTTCTGTTTTTCGAATATGGAAAACCGAATATGGATTTGCTGGTTACATTTAACTTATATCGTGTTTTAGGTGGTATCGGTGTCGGGCTTGCGTCTGCTGTTTGTCCGATGTATATCGCAGAAATAGCTCCTTCCAACATTCGCGGAACACTTGTTTCGTGCAACCAGTTTGCCATTATTTTCGGTATGTTGGTTGTATACTTTGTGAATTACCTGATTATGGGCGATCACCAAAATCCTATTATTCTGAAAGATGCTGCCGGAGTTTTATCAGTTAGCTCAGAATCTGATATGTGGACTGTATTTGAAGGCTGGCGTTTTATGTTCGGCTCGGAAGCTTTTCCGGCTGCATTCTTTGGTCTATTATTGTTCTTTGTCCCAAAAACTCCTCGCTATTTGGTATTGGTACAACAAGATGAAAAAGCTTATTCAATTCTGGAAAAGATCAATGGTAAGACAAAAGCACAAGAAATTCTTAACGATATTAAAGCTACTGCTCACGAAAAAACAGAAAAACTCTTTACTTATGGAGTGGCAGTAATTGTTATCGGTATTCTGCTTTCCGTATTCCAACAGGCTATCGGCATCAATGCAGTGCTTTACTATGCTCCTCGTATTTTTGAAAATGCAGGTGCAGAAGGAGGTGGCATGATGCAAACGGTTATTATGGGTGTTGTGAATATTATCTTTACACTGGTTGCAATCTTTACAGTAGATCGCTTCGGGCGCAAACCTCTGTTGATAATCGGTTCTATCGGTATGGCCGTAGGTGCATTTGCAGTAGCGATGTGTGATAGCATGGCAATAAAAGGAATTCTTCCGGTACTTTCGGTTATCGTATATGCCGCCTTCTTTATGATGTCATGGGGCCCGATTTGCTGGGTATTGATTTCGGAAATCTTCCCGAACACAATTCGTGGTAAAGCGGTGGCAATCGCTGTGGCTTTCCAATGGATATTCAATTATATTGTATCTTCTACTTTCCCGGCATTGTACGATTTCAGCCCGATGTTTGCGTATAGTCTTTATGGAATTATCTGTGTAGCGGCTGCTATTTTCGTTTGGCGTTGGGTGCCCGAAACGAAAGGTAAGACATTGGAGGATATGAGCAAACTATGGAAGAAGAATAAATAA
- a CDS encoding carbon-nitrogen hydrolase family protein, producing the protein MEQHPIKINKVQIRNLQIEDYAQLSQSFTRVYSDGSDVFWTHKQIQKLINIFPEGQIVTVVDDKIVGCALSIIVDYDKVKNDHTYAQVTGKETFNTHNPEGNILYGIEVFIHPGYRGLRLARRMYEYRKELCETLNLKAIMFGGRIPNYHKYADKMRPKEYIERVRQRDIYDPVLTFQLSNDFHVRKVMTNYLPNDEESKHYACLLQWDNIYYQPPTQEYINPKTTVRVGLVQWQMRSYKTLDDLFEQVEFFVDAVSDYKSDFVLFPEYFNAPLMSKYNDKGESQAIRGLAKYTDEIRDRFINLAISYNINIITGSMPYVKEDGLLYNVGFLCRRDGTYEMYEKMHVTPDEIKSWGLSGGKLLQTFDTDCAKIGVLICYDVEFPELSRLMADQGMQILFVPFLTDTQNAYSRVRVCAQARAIENECFVVIAGSVGNLPRVHNMDIQYAQSGVFTPCDFAFPTDGKRAEATPNTEMILVSDVDLDLLSALHTYGSVRNLKDRRNDVYEVKLKK; encoded by the coding sequence ATGGAACAACATCCGATTAAAATTAATAAAGTGCAGATACGTAATCTTCAAATAGAAGATTACGCACAATTATCCCAATCGTTTACTCGTGTTTATTCTGACGGTAGCGATGTGTTCTGGACCCATAAACAGATTCAGAAATTAATCAATATTTTTCCGGAAGGACAGATTGTTACAGTGGTTGACGACAAAATTGTAGGTTGCGCTCTTTCTATTATTGTTGATTATGATAAGGTGAAGAATGACCATACGTATGCACAAGTCACGGGTAAGGAAACATTTAATACGCATAATCCTGAGGGGAATATTCTGTATGGCATAGAGGTATTTATTCACCCCGGATATCGCGGATTGCGTCTGGCGCGACGTATGTATGAATATCGCAAAGAACTATGCGAAACATTGAACCTGAAAGCCATTATGTTCGGCGGCCGTATTCCGAATTATCATAAATATGCTGACAAGATGCGTCCAAAAGAATATATCGAACGGGTACGTCAACGTGATATTTACGATCCGGTGCTTACGTTCCAATTATCAAATGATTTCCATGTCCGCAAGGTAATGACTAATTATTTGCCGAATGATGAGGAGTCTAAACATTATGCCTGTTTGTTACAGTGGGATAATATCTATTATCAACCTCCTACACAAGAATATATCAATCCAAAAACTACTGTTCGCGTAGGTTTGGTACAATGGCAGATGCGTAGTTATAAAACACTGGATGATCTGTTCGAACAGGTAGAATTTTTTGTAGATGCAGTATCAGACTATAAAAGTGATTTTGTTCTTTTCCCGGAATACTTTAATGCGCCTTTAATGTCGAAGTATAATGATAAAGGAGAATCGCAGGCTATTCGCGGATTGGCAAAATATACCGATGAGATTCGTGATCGGTTTATAAATCTGGCTATTAGCTATAATATAAACATTATTACCGGTAGTATGCCCTATGTGAAAGAAGACGGGCTGCTTTATAATGTAGGATTCCTTTGCCGTCGCGACGGAACATACGAAATGTATGAAAAAATGCACGTCACTCCGGATGAAATCAAGAGTTGGGGGTTGAGTGGGGGAAAATTACTACAAACCTTTGATACAGATTGTGCTAAGATTGGTGTTTTGATTTGCTATGATGTAGAGTTTCCGGAACTCTCCCGGCTAATGGCAGATCAAGGAATGCAGATATTGTTTGTACCTTTCCTGACGGATACACAAAATGCCTATTCCCGCGTTCGTGTCTGTGCTCAGGCGCGTGCGATCGAAAATGAATGTTTTGTTGTCATTGCAGGCAGCGTGGGAAATCTCCCCCGCGTACACAATATGGATATTCAGTATGCCCAATCGGGTGTATTTACTCCGTGTGATTTTGCTTTTCCGACAGACGGAAAACGAGCGGAAGCGACTCCGAATACAGAAATGATATTGGTTTCGGATGTCGATCTGGATTTATTGAGTGCGTTACATACATACGGTAGTGTACGCAATTTGAAAGATCGTAGAAATGATGTCTATGAAGTGAAATTAAAAAAATAA
- a CDS encoding DUF2776 domain-containing protein — MNYGISILFRAIPLAMALFCFGYGAFIYGYGDAGNRVVAGPVVFSLGMICIALFCTAATIIRQIIHTYNETTKYILPIVGYLAALITVISGICIFSNATSPSAFVAGHVITGVGFITACVATAATSSTRFSLIPENSKATGNEVPQGAFSVGQRRAMIILAIVISIIAWVWAFVLLGNSHSHPAYFVAGHVMVGLACICTSLIALVATIARQVRNDYSEKERNKWPKLVLLMGSISFVWGLFVILADSGSANGTTGYIMLGLGLVCYSISSKVILLAKIWRREFKLANRIPMIPVLTALTCLFLAAFVFELATVHADYFIPARVLVGLGAICFTLFSIVSILESGTSSK; from the coding sequence ATGAATTACGGTATCAGTATTTTATTCAGAGCAATCCCTTTGGCGATGGCACTCTTTTGCTTCGGATACGGAGCGTTTATTTATGGTTATGGAGATGCAGGAAACCGGGTCGTAGCAGGTCCTGTCGTGTTTTCACTTGGTATGATATGTATTGCACTGTTTTGTACAGCTGCCACTATTATCCGGCAAATCATACATACCTATAATGAAACAACAAAATACATTTTACCTATTGTAGGATATTTGGCAGCTCTAATCACTGTTATTAGTGGTATCTGTATTTTCAGTAATGCGACCTCTCCTTCCGCCTTTGTCGCAGGTCATGTAATAACCGGTGTAGGATTTATCACGGCTTGCGTAGCTACTGCCGCTACCTCTTCTACCCGATTCTCTTTGATTCCGGAAAACTCTAAAGCAACAGGAAATGAGGTCCCACAAGGAGCGTTTTCTGTGGGTCAGAGACGAGCAATGATCATTCTTGCAATCGTCATATCTATTATTGCATGGGTATGGGCATTCGTTTTATTAGGCAACAGCCACTCTCATCCTGCTTATTTTGTCGCAGGACACGTAATGGTAGGGCTTGCTTGTATTTGTACCAGTCTCATAGCATTGGTGGCTACTATTGCTCGTCAGGTGCGAAATGATTATTCGGAAAAAGAACGGAATAAATGGCCGAAACTAGTTTTATTAATGGGATCTATTTCTTTTGTATGGGGATTATTCGTTATTTTGGCAGATTCGGGGAGTGCAAACGGTACCACCGGATATATCATGCTTGGACTGGGTCTTGTATGTTATAGTATTTCCAGTAAAGTAATTCTGTTGGCAAAGATATGGAGACGGGAATTTAAACTAGCCAACCGCATCCCTATGATTCCGGTATTAACAGCATTGACTTGTTTATTCCTGGCTGCTTTCGTATTCGAACTCGCTACCGTACATGCAGATTATTTCATTCCGGCACGTGTTCTAGTAGGATTAGGGGCTATCTGCTTCACACTATTTTCTATCGTTAGCATACTGGAAAGCGGTACTTCTTCTAAATAA